DNA from Victivallaceae bacterium:
ATTTACAAGATCTCGTGTAAGATAAACACCCTGATAAATATTTTGAATACGCTTAAAAATCGGCTCAGCAACAGCAGGCACGAGACCATATAAGGATAAATTCTCTATTTGAGATCGCTTTTCTTTAGAAAAATTACCGTATCTAGGTAAAAGATAATTAGCGGAAAGAACACCCTCAGCCAAACATTCGACGAAAGTCGAAGCAGGAATTCGATTCAACTTCGATACCGAAGGCAAAACTACGTTTACCGAAGACCATTTTTCCTTATTGCAAAACGTAGTTAAAATGCCGTAAACCTTTCTAACGGAATCTGCATTTATCTCCTCTTCATTCCCCAGTCCTAACAACAAAACGATTTTTTCGGCAGGACTATGTCTATAAACGACTCTTATTTCACCGAGTTTTCCTTCGAACCCCACTAAAGCGGAGGAAATAACAAGATCATCCGAAATCTCTTTAAGAGAAACGGCTTCTTTTGCTTTATTTTTAAAACTCCAAAAAGGAACTACGACAACATCTGCAGACGCCCTTTTAACAATAGTAGATTGAGAAGTAAACATAGAACTAATTATTTTTAAAACGGAACATTATCGCTAAGAAAACCTTCCGGATCTTCTCTGCTACCGACACCGGCATAAATGTCGGAGTTATCAAAGCCCGAAGATCCGATGGCAGATTCCTCAACACTTCCTGTATCGACTCCGGTTCTATCCGACTTACCAAAAGGACTGAATTTAAGAGACTCTACACTTATAACCAATGAAGATTGAGGAGAGCCGTCTCTAGCCAAATAAGATTCCAAGTTAAGATCGCCACCGACGATTATAGCAGATCCTTTTTTCAAATACGGCAACATCTTATCATATC
Protein-coding regions in this window:
- a CDS encoding single-stranded DNA-binding protein, which encodes MMFGLFAGHLGADPEERSTARGKRVVVLRLAVKNRSASKDETVWCKCNIWHDRYDKMLPYLKKGSAIIVGGDLNLESYLARDGSPQSSLVISVESLKFSPFGKSDRTGVDTGSVEESAIGSSGFDNSDIYAGVGSREDPEGFLSDNVPF